A single Cryomorphaceae bacterium DNA region contains:
- the idi gene encoding isopentenyl-diphosphate Delta-isomerase has translation MKVEEVVLVDEQDQALGRMEKMEAHRKGVLHRAFSAFVLNDRGELMLQQRAHEKYHSGGLWTNTCCSHPRPDEQVLVAGERRLIEEMGFTTPLKRLFKFIYRAELDNELTEHELDHVLLGYYNEDPIVNSAEVADFRWVGLDEVSLEIQSHPERFTEWFKICFEPFHEHMQELSGART, from the coding sequence ATGAAGGTAGAAGAAGTCGTACTCGTTGACGAACAGGACCAAGCATTGGGCCGAATGGAGAAAATGGAAGCTCATCGCAAAGGAGTCCTCCATAGAGCATTCTCTGCCTTTGTATTGAACGACCGGGGAGAATTAATGCTCCAGCAGCGTGCTCATGAGAAGTATCACAGTGGTGGTCTGTGGACGAATACGTGCTGCAGTCATCCAAGACCAGACGAACAAGTTCTAGTCGCGGGAGAAAGAAGACTCATAGAAGAAATGGGATTCACAACTCCACTTAAACGTTTATTCAAGTTCATTTACCGAGCTGAGCTAGACAACGAACTCACAGAACACGAACTCGACCATGTTTTGTTGGGTTACTACAATGAAGATCCTATTGTGAATTCAGCAGAGGTCGCAGATTTTCGATGGGTGGGTCTAGACGAAGTGAGCCTTGAGATACAAAGCCATCCAGAACGCTTTACCGAGTGGTTTAAAATATGCTTTGAACCCTTTCATGAGCACATGCAAGAGTTGAGCGGAGCAAGAACTTGA
- a CDS encoding 6-carboxytetrahydropterin synthase produces the protein MKVTVHRKAHFNAAHRLYNPKLDDERNRQLFGKCANDNYHGHNYDLIVSVKGEIDPETGYVIDMKVLKDIIRTEVEEPFDHKNLNLDVPEFAELIPTAEHIAVVIWRRIRARINEQYELKVTLYETQRNFVEYDGK, from the coding sequence ATGAAGGTTACAGTACATCGTAAAGCGCATTTCAATGCGGCTCATCGCCTATACAATCCTAAGTTGGACGATGAACGAAATAGACAGCTTTTTGGTAAGTGTGCGAACGATAACTATCACGGCCATAATTACGACTTAATTGTCAGTGTAAAGGGGGAGATTGACCCGGAAACGGGTTACGTCATTGACATGAAGGTCTTAAAGGATATTATCCGCACAGAAGTGGAAGAACCTTTTGACCACAAAAACCTAAATCTGGATGTGCCTGAGTTTGCGGAACTAATTCCGACGGCCGAGCACATTGCCGTAGTCATTTGGCGCAGGATCCGAGCAAGGATCAATGAGCAATATGAACTAAAAGTGACCCTGTATGAAACGCAACGGAATTTCGTCGAATACGACGGAAAATAA
- the folE gene encoding GTP cyclohydrolase I FolE, which produces MKRNGISSNTTENNGYHNGAVRLAEEILTVVEPDEDFIGDNHVGTSKDTPMLEDAFDATDEEKIEQIAFHFGKIMDIMGLDRSDDSLKGTPGRVAKMYIKEVFSGLNPANKPEVKLFENKYGYDEMLVEKNITLHSYCEHHFVPIIGKAHVAYKSNGKVIGLSKINRIVKYFAKRPQVQERLTEQIADELKRVLQTEDVAVIIDAEHMCVSTRGIEDVNSATVTSHYSGAFKTERTQNEFLKYLD; this is translated from the coding sequence ATGAAACGCAACGGAATTTCGTCGAATACGACGGAAAATAACGGATACCACAATGGTGCCGTTCGCCTGGCGGAAGAAATATTGACAGTGGTTGAACCAGATGAGGATTTCATTGGGGATAACCATGTAGGAACGAGCAAGGATACTCCGATGCTCGAAGATGCCTTTGATGCAACGGATGAAGAGAAGATCGAGCAGATTGCCTTTCATTTCGGCAAAATCATGGACATCATGGGACTAGATCGTTCCGATGACAGTCTGAAAGGAACTCCTGGCCGTGTGGCCAAGATGTATATCAAAGAAGTGTTTAGCGGTTTGAATCCAGCGAATAAGCCGGAGGTTAAGCTGTTTGAAAACAAATACGGGTACGACGAAATGCTCGTAGAAAAGAACATCACCTTACACTCGTACTGCGAGCATCACTTTGTGCCCATTATCGGGAAAGCGCATGTGGCGTACAAGAGCAATGGGAAGGTGATCGGATTGAGTAAGATTAATCGCATCGTGAAGTACTTCGCAAAACGACCTCAAGTACAAGAGCGCCTAACGGAGCAAATTGCAGATGAGCTAAAACGCGTTCTTCAGACGGAAGACGTGGCAGTAATCATAGACGCGGAGCATATGTGTGTAAGTACCCGCGGGATTGAAGATGTAAACAGCGCAACAGTTACTTCGCATTACAGTGGAGCGTTTAAAACCGAGCGTACACAAAACGAATTCCTTAAATACCTCGACTGA
- a CDS encoding Lacal_2735 family protein has translation MFGLFKSDPIKKLEKAYKAKLEEARDVQRGGDVLKAGQLTAEAEEIAKQMDELRSKK, from the coding sequence ATGTTTGGACTATTCAAATCAGATCCCATCAAGAAGCTAGAGAAAGCTTACAAAGCGAAGCTGGAAGAAGCTCGGGATGTTCAGCGAGGAGGCGACGTGCTTAAGGCCGGTCAATTGACCGCTGAAGCAGAAGAAATTGCCAAGCAAATGGACGAACTCAGAAGCAAAAAGTAA
- a CDS encoding SDR family oxidoreductase, which yields MAHYLIIGGSSGTGLKVVKDLLQEGHQIWAASRSEGGLEGLSGVHWQSFDVTDEEASLNDLPEVLDGLVYAPGTINLKPFHMLRERVFRDEMEVNFFGAVRSIQQSLPRLKNSEHASIVLYSTVAVQTGMPFHASISSSKGAIEGLTRSLAAEFAPKIRVNAIALSLVDTPLADRLLNNDKKREASSDRHPLKRVGSTEDSSAATRFLLGTDSSWISGQIMQVDGGMSALRPL from the coding sequence ATGGCTCATTACCTCATCATAGGCGGAAGTTCAGGGACGGGCTTGAAGGTTGTAAAGGATCTGCTTCAAGAAGGACACCAAATCTGGGCAGCGAGCAGAAGCGAAGGAGGTCTTGAAGGCCTGTCTGGCGTCCACTGGCAGTCTTTTGATGTGACCGATGAAGAAGCTAGTTTAAATGATCTTCCTGAAGTGCTGGATGGATTGGTCTACGCACCTGGGACGATTAATTTGAAGCCATTTCACATGCTCCGCGAGCGTGTTTTTCGCGACGAAATGGAAGTGAATTTCTTTGGTGCGGTGCGCAGTATACAACAATCTCTTCCGCGACTCAAGAATTCGGAACACGCCTCTATTGTCTTGTACAGTACGGTGGCCGTCCAAACTGGGATGCCCTTCCACGCCAGTATTTCATCGAGTAAAGGAGCCATTGAGGGTCTAACCCGTTCTTTGGCTGCTGAATTTGCACCCAAGATTCGCGTGAACGCCATCGCTTTAAGTTTGGTCGACACACCGCTTGCGGATCGGTTGCTCAACAACGATAAAAAACGCGAAGCCAGCTCCGACCGCCACCCACTGAAAAGAGTGGGTAGCACGGAGGATAGCTCCGCAGCCACGCGCTTCCTTCTCGGAACAGACTCGAGCTGGATCAGCGGACAAATAATGCAAGTAGACGGCGGAATGTCGGCCTTGAGACCCCTCTAA
- a CDS encoding flavin reductase: protein MDELSFTSDDFPQMERRYRAHFFNSLTGFKSVNLCGSCSKSEKPNLAIFNSVFHLGSNPPLMGMIIRPATVPRHTLTNIIEQNEYTFNHIHEDIVASAHQTAAKYTRTQSEFEMTGLTPYFSENMKAPYVAESRIKIGLRFRERYNIQANHTIMIVGEVVEVILPKNAVGMDGFIDLHAAGTVTGSGLDAYLTTEKIARLSYARPYEDLRELNFNKQNQEH from the coding sequence ATGGACGAACTCAGTTTTACATCGGATGATTTTCCACAAATGGAGCGCAGGTACCGCGCACACTTTTTCAATTCCCTAACTGGATTCAAAAGTGTAAATCTGTGTGGATCGTGCAGCAAGAGCGAAAAGCCCAACCTGGCCATTTTCAACTCGGTATTTCATTTGGGAAGTAACCCACCTTTGATGGGTATGATTATTCGCCCCGCTACGGTGCCCCGTCATACCTTGACCAACATTATAGAGCAAAACGAGTACACCTTCAACCATATCCATGAGGACATCGTGGCTTCGGCGCATCAAACAGCGGCGAAATATACCCGCACACAGAGCGAGTTCGAAATGACGGGTCTAACCCCGTATTTTTCGGAAAATATGAAAGCGCCTTATGTCGCCGAGTCTCGAATAAAAATTGGTTTGCGCTTTCGCGAACGCTACAACATCCAAGCCAATCACACCATCATGATTGTTGGGGAAGTTGTAGAAGTAATTCTTCCCAAGAATGCGGTGGGTATGGATGGTTTTATCGACTTACACGCTGCGGGAACCGTCACAGGGAGTGGACTTGACGCTTACTTGACTACTGAGAAGATCGCCCGCTTATCTTACGCACGGCCCTACGAAGACCTTCGCGAACTCAACTTCAACAAGCAAAATCAGGAGCATTGA
- a CDS encoding deoxyribodipyrimidine photo-lyase, giving the protein MSPVNFFWHRRDLRIEDNHGLYLALRADEPTIPVFIFDRSILDKLEDKDDGRVTFIHNEVLRVKEQYEEAGGTLLIGYGTPHEVWSKWLEEYPVAKVYANEDYEPYARDRDREIAQLCSENEVSFEAVKDHVIFEKDEVVKGDGTPYVVYSPYSRLWKKQLTEDHLAPFTSESNLSGLNQMPPSQAISLNDMGFIPSSLEIPSRRLDEDIVSQYHETRDLPAMRGTTRMSVHLRFGTVSIRSLTKSALALNEKYLNELIWRDFYQAIIYHFPQVDGKAFRPEYDFIEWENNEEHFDRWCRGRTGYPIVDAGMRELNATGFMHNRVRMIVASFLTKHLLIDWRWGEAYFARKLMDFELASNNGGWQWAAGSGVDAAPYFRVFNPELQMKKFDPKLAYVRKWVPEFQELTYTPIVEHKMARERAISRYKEGIERGRS; this is encoded by the coding sequence TTGAGTCCTGTCAATTTTTTCTGGCACCGCCGTGACCTTCGCATAGAAGATAATCACGGATTGTATCTGGCCCTACGGGCCGATGAGCCTACCATCCCTGTTTTCATCTTTGATCGTTCAATTCTCGATAAGCTAGAGGATAAAGACGACGGGCGTGTGACTTTTATTCACAATGAAGTTCTGCGCGTAAAAGAACAATACGAAGAAGCGGGTGGAACTTTGCTCATTGGTTATGGAACGCCTCATGAGGTTTGGTCCAAGTGGCTCGAGGAATATCCCGTCGCCAAGGTATATGCGAATGAGGACTACGAGCCTTATGCCCGTGATCGGGATCGTGAAATAGCCCAATTGTGCAGCGAGAACGAAGTTTCTTTTGAGGCGGTAAAGGACCATGTCATATTCGAGAAAGATGAAGTGGTCAAAGGTGATGGTACACCTTATGTGGTTTATAGCCCATATAGCCGATTGTGGAAGAAGCAGTTGACTGAAGATCACCTTGCCCCGTTCACGTCAGAAAGCAATCTTAGCGGGCTTAATCAGATGCCTCCTTCGCAAGCCATATCCTTGAATGATATGGGCTTTATTCCGAGCTCGCTTGAAATACCCAGTCGAAGGCTAGACGAAGATATTGTATCTCAGTACCACGAGACAAGAGACCTTCCCGCCATGCGTGGAACCACTCGCATGAGCGTGCATCTTCGCTTCGGAACAGTGAGTATCCGATCCCTGACCAAAAGCGCATTAGCGCTTAATGAAAAGTATTTGAACGAGTTGATTTGGCGGGATTTTTACCAGGCCATCATCTACCATTTTCCGCAAGTCGACGGAAAAGCATTCAGACCTGAGTACGATTTTATCGAGTGGGAAAACAACGAGGAGCACTTCGATCGATGGTGCCGAGGCAGAACGGGATATCCCATTGTAGACGCGGGAATGCGTGAGCTCAATGCGACTGGATTCATGCACAACCGAGTGAGAATGATTGTCGCGTCCTTCCTGACCAAGCACCTTTTGATTGATTGGCGTTGGGGTGAGGCCTATTTCGCTCGAAAGCTCATGGACTTTGAGCTGGCCAGTAACAATGGTGGTTGGCAATGGGCGGCTGGTAGCGGTGTGGATGCTGCACCTTATTTCAGGGTGTTCAACCCCGAACTCCAAATGAAAAAGTTTGACCCGAAATTAGCCTATGTCAGGAAGTGGGTGCCCGAATTTCAAGAATTAACCTACACGCCAATCGTCGAGCATAAAATGGCTCGGGAACGAGCCATTAGTCGATATAAAGAGGGAATAGAACGCGGCAGGTCATAA